In Crateriforma spongiae, a single window of DNA contains:
- a CDS encoding DnaA/Hda family protein: MSSSHGSTDDKEVVDRFKEALMRRIGEDRFRLWFGQGVDITVQHGDDQSSASEADQAAPLGSRFDAAIVLNVRGQFAADRMQSKLQRELRAAAMAAAPQPTDGSPPPMWGYRIEVRPPAVQQTLADDIVDPAPPAVAKRAARPAATASHTDRRPASRRHRRGGRSSESIATLWDHSQQQRDQKVSDRNAPAQQQDGQSHDATRRQESKPRSSRTADSTPAAAAASTDVAATTSIDEAASVADPSGNPPSANTPPAKNRSAKNHSAAANSSSAPTPATGGCTGAEFTMANFLGGPSNQLALTAARMACQSPGSATPLYFHGPSGVGKTHLAQAIAAHMRQRHRMRRVMFLSAERFTNDFIQFVGTSGLSAFRRRYREVDALIIDDIQFVGGKKATLRELLYTTEALMEQGRPVIFTANRAPSEINGLTGELVGRMASGLVCPLLPLDNAIRVPLMQRLITQRCNIQWPSEVVDEIAGMIDGDGRLVRGVVNLVDTLQRMYGRMPTMDEIRQFGGDILRSQAPPVTLSTIERAVCQVFDLDDAILRSNAQTRTVSEPRMLAMYLARQKTSSAFSEIAKHYGGRSHSTAIAASKKVTAWIESGKLIGRGPKALSAEQAVQRIEQVLRTG; the protein is encoded by the coding sequence ATGTCTTCATCGCATGGCAGCACCGACGATAAGGAAGTCGTCGACCGATTCAAGGAAGCGTTGATGCGACGTATCGGCGAAGACCGATTTCGTCTGTGGTTCGGCCAAGGGGTCGACATCACAGTGCAGCACGGCGATGACCAGAGTAGCGCGTCCGAAGCCGACCAGGCCGCCCCGTTGGGATCACGGTTCGATGCCGCGATCGTCTTGAACGTCCGCGGACAATTCGCCGCCGACCGCATGCAATCCAAATTGCAGCGTGAACTGCGTGCCGCCGCCATGGCCGCCGCGCCCCAGCCGACCGACGGTTCACCACCGCCGATGTGGGGTTATCGCATCGAAGTCCGTCCGCCCGCGGTTCAACAAACCCTGGCCGATGACATCGTCGATCCCGCACCGCCCGCGGTCGCTAAACGAGCGGCACGACCGGCGGCAACCGCATCCCACACGGATCGTCGCCCCGCAAGCCGACGTCATCGTCGCGGCGGCCGTTCGTCCGAATCGATCGCCACGCTGTGGGATCACAGCCAGCAACAACGCGACCAGAAAGTAAGCGATCGCAACGCTCCCGCGCAACAACAAGACGGACAATCGCACGACGCCACGCGGCGCCAGGAATCCAAGCCGCGATCATCGCGCACTGCCGACAGTACCCCTGCCGCTGCGGCTGCATCGACCGACGTCGCGGCGACGACGTCGATCGACGAAGCCGCCTCGGTGGCGGATCCGTCGGGTAATCCCCCCTCGGCGAACACTCCGCCCGCCAAGAACCGTTCGGCCAAAAACCATTCCGCCGCGGCCAACTCGTCATCGGCTCCCACGCCCGCTACAGGCGGTTGCACCGGAGCCGAGTTCACCATGGCCAACTTCTTGGGCGGACCGTCGAACCAGTTGGCTTTGACCGCCGCACGAATGGCCTGCCAGTCGCCCGGATCGGCCACGCCGTTGTATTTCCACGGCCCCAGCGGTGTCGGCAAAACTCACTTGGCCCAAGCCATCGCCGCCCACATGCGTCAGCGTCACCGCATGCGACGCGTCATGTTCTTGTCGGCCGAACGTTTCACCAACGACTTCATTCAGTTCGTCGGGACCAGCGGTTTGTCGGCGTTTCGCCGTCGTTATCGCGAAGTCGATGCGTTGATCATCGACGACATCCAATTTGTCGGTGGCAAAAAGGCGACGCTTCGCGAATTGCTGTACACGACCGAAGCGTTGATGGAACAGGGACGCCCGGTCATCTTCACCGCCAACCGTGCCCCCAGCGAAATCAACGGGCTGACCGGTGAATTGGTCGGACGCATGGCGTCGGGTTTGGTGTGCCCGCTGTTGCCGCTGGACAACGCGATCCGCGTGCCGCTGATGCAGCGTTTGATCACCCAACGATGCAACATCCAGTGGCCATCCGAAGTGGTCGACGAAATCGCCGGGATGATCGACGGGGACGGACGTCTGGTCCGTGGCGTGGTCAACTTGGTCGACACCTTGCAACGCATGTACGGACGGATGCCGACGATGGATGAGATTCGTCAGTTCGGCGGCGACATCCTTCGCAGCCAGGCACCGCCGGTCACACTGTCGACGATTGAACGCGCCGTTTGCCAAGTCTTCGATTTGGACGACGCGATCTTACGCAGCAACGCGCAAACACGGACGGTCAGCGAACCACGGATGTTGGCGATGTACTTGGCCCGCCAGAAAACATCGTCGGCCTTTTCCGAAATCGCCAAGCACTATGGCGGCCGCAGCCACAGCACGGCCATCGCGGCATCGAAAAAGGTGACCGCTTGGATCGAATCAGGCAAACTGATCGGTCGCGGCCCCAAAGCTTTGTCGGCCGAACAGGCGGTTCAGCGGATCGAACAAGTGCTGCGGACCGGCTGA
- a CDS encoding PDZ domain-containing protein, translating into MRVQRKPMGSPINGLAAILLAGVIGSLLTPAPADAQGLFRRLGNRIRGIAPPTVPPPPVPGYDASRRARGNLIRPNTTPEGSGPVVRNRVPVSPTPDTDRGLQRISPRNDGGGNPAGSNVFEAPLSETDSAGDRGNASGKGPGRLGVEALAVTRPVRGVRIHRILPGSNLRQSGLAEGDILVQFNNRSVTDVDELAVALRSTSPGEDARVRIIRGYTAYDATIRLVGQRSPSPEAVAASTSTDDGDEDATTPPPRLPQRIDASAWKSAVGLTGTSSGDAVGFEIDSVTPGGVAAGAGLRAGDRIVSVDGMAWRDQAVAATLASADRSNPVVVQVIRDNRLIERRLAAPGNADGNGNSGGSDVKDKVAAAQRVESDAAEASDSASTMISGLGSVLGGMFGGSSQSSESKPTPEPQPSASTESPEPGAGDAVEELPAPAGQSDTMDFGDDEPIDSDTFDFPPEREL; encoded by the coding sequence ATGCGAGTTCAAAGGAAACCAATGGGCTCGCCGATCAACGGGCTGGCCGCGATCCTGCTTGCCGGCGTGATCGGCAGTCTTCTGACCCCCGCACCGGCCGACGCACAGGGGCTGTTCCGGCGTCTGGGCAACCGCATCCGCGGTATCGCTCCCCCCACCGTGCCGCCGCCCCCGGTCCCCGGCTATGACGCGTCGCGCCGAGCCCGCGGCAACTTGATTCGACCAAACACGACACCCGAAGGAAGCGGTCCGGTCGTTCGCAACCGTGTTCCGGTCAGCCCGACGCCGGACACCGACAGGGGGCTTCAGCGAATTTCGCCGCGAAATGATGGCGGTGGAAATCCGGCAGGTTCCAACGTCTTTGAGGCTCCGCTGTCCGAGACGGATTCCGCCGGCGATCGCGGGAACGCGTCCGGTAAAGGCCCCGGCCGTTTGGGTGTGGAGGCTTTGGCGGTCACCCGACCGGTGCGTGGTGTTCGGATTCATCGGATTTTGCCCGGATCGAATCTGCGGCAAAGCGGGCTGGCCGAAGGCGACATCTTGGTCCAGTTCAACAATCGTTCGGTCACCGATGTTGACGAATTGGCTGTGGCTTTGCGGTCCACGTCGCCCGGCGAAGACGCTCGGGTGCGAATCATTCGTGGCTACACCGCCTATGACGCCACGATTCGTTTGGTGGGACAACGTTCGCCTTCGCCCGAAGCCGTCGCGGCATCCACCAGCACTGACGATGGCGACGAAGACGCGACGACCCCGCCGCCACGATTGCCGCAACGCATCGATGCATCGGCTTGGAAATCGGCGGTCGGTTTGACCGGCACTTCGTCCGGCGACGCGGTGGGTTTTGAAATTGATTCGGTCACCCCCGGCGGCGTCGCGGCGGGGGCCGGTTTGCGTGCGGGCGACCGAATCGTCTCGGTCGACGGCATGGCGTGGCGTGACCAAGCGGTGGCGGCGACGCTGGCGTCGGCCGACCGATCCAACCCGGTCGTGGTCCAAGTCATCCGTGACAACCGGCTGATCGAACGCCGACTGGCTGCGCCGGGCAACGCCGATGGCAATGGAAACTCTGGCGGCTCGGATGTGAAAGACAAAGTCGCGGCGGCACAGCGGGTCGAATCTGACGCGGCCGAGGCATCGGATTCGGCTTCGACGATGATCAGCGGGCTCGGGTCCGTCTTGGGCGGCATGTTCGGCGGTTCGTCCCAGTCGTCGGAATCGAAACCAACGCCGGAGCCACAACCGTCGGCCTCCACCGAGTCCCCCGAGCCGGGCGCCGGCGACGCGGTGGAAGAACTACCGGCCCCGGCGGGCCAGTCCGACACGATGGATTTTGGTGACGACGAGCCGATCGATTCGGACACGTTTGATTTTCCACCGGAACGGGAACTGTGA
- the dnaB gene encoding replicative DNA helicase, which yields MSAGFPNTYSRRDKPERKQSAAEILQRNPPFDLEAEMGVLGSVLLMPDVLDDLASLRSEDFYDDANRMIYQTCRDMYDTGEKIDITLLVSKLRTAGNYDKIGGAAYLAKLSGAVPNAAHASYYGEVVAEKAVFRRLIESSTEILRDAYDQSSTAKELCAQAEQKVFAIMDGRSSQSLHSLSEVLHQAMDRMEARMRDEVTDGGAETGLTDFDQMTGGLHNGELIILAARPSMGKTALAMNIAEHVAIEQKLPVLFVSLEMSGIELADRMLCSLARVNGHRLRNGTISSDDQGRLVQTANEISQAPLFVDDSPSRTVSEIAAAARRIKRREDELGMIVIDYLQLIEPDNSRDPRQEQVAKIARRLKGVARELGVPLLCLSQLNRQAEDSKDHRPKLSHLRESGAIEQDADVVMFVHREEYYHRGEDRAQFAGQAEIIIAKQRNGPVGEVELTWESDFTRFTNRAPEHHSEFDDYAEFTTPGG from the coding sequence ATGAGCGCCGGTTTTCCCAACACGTACAGTCGTCGCGATAAACCCGAACGCAAACAATCCGCGGCGGAAATTCTGCAGCGTAACCCGCCCTTCGATTTGGAAGCCGAAATGGGCGTCTTGGGCAGCGTCCTATTGATGCCCGATGTGCTGGACGACTTGGCGTCGCTTCGCAGCGAAGACTTCTATGACGACGCCAACCGGATGATCTATCAAACCTGTCGTGACATGTACGACACGGGCGAAAAGATCGACATCACGTTGCTGGTGTCCAAGCTGCGGACTGCCGGCAATTACGACAAGATCGGCGGCGCCGCGTACTTGGCCAAACTGTCCGGCGCTGTCCCCAACGCGGCACACGCGTCGTACTACGGCGAAGTCGTCGCGGAAAAAGCCGTCTTTCGGCGACTGATCGAATCCAGCACGGAAATCCTCCGCGACGCGTACGATCAATCCAGCACCGCCAAAGAACTGTGTGCTCAAGCGGAACAAAAAGTCTTTGCGATCATGGACGGCCGGTCCAGCCAATCGCTGCACAGCCTTAGCGAAGTGCTTCACCAAGCGATGGACCGCATGGAAGCTCGCATGCGAGACGAGGTCACCGACGGCGGGGCCGAAACCGGGCTGACAGACTTTGACCAGATGACCGGTGGACTGCACAACGGCGAACTGATCATCCTGGCCGCTCGACCGTCGATGGGCAAAACGGCATTGGCAATGAACATCGCTGAACACGTCGCCATCGAACAAAAATTGCCCGTGCTGTTCGTCAGCCTGGAAATGTCGGGCATCGAATTGGCCGACCGGATGCTGTGTTCGCTGGCCCGCGTCAACGGTCACCGCCTTCGAAACGGAACCATTTCCTCCGACGACCAAGGCCGGTTGGTCCAAACGGCCAATGAGATCAGCCAAGCTCCGCTGTTCGTCGACGATTCACCCAGCCGGACGGTCAGCGAAATCGCGGCGGCCGCCCGGCGGATCAAACGTCGTGAAGACGAACTTGGCATGATCGTGATCGATTACTTGCAGCTGATCGAACCCGACAACTCACGCGACCCACGGCAAGAACAGGTGGCCAAGATCGCGCGGCGTTTGAAAGGCGTCGCACGGGAACTCGGCGTCCCGCTGTTGTGTCTGTCACAGTTGAATCGTCAGGCCGAAGACAGCAAGGATCACCGTCCCAAGCTTTCGCACCTGCGGGAATCCGGTGCAATCGAACAGGATGCCGACGTGGTGATGTTTGTGCACCGCGAAGAATACTATCACCGCGGCGAAGACCGGGCGCAGTTTGCCGGCCAAGCTGAAATCATCATCGCCAAACAGCGGAACGGTCCGGTCGGCGAAGTCGAATTGACCTGGGAATCCGACTTTACGCGGTTCACCAACCGGGCGCCGGAGCATCACAGTGAATTCGACGACTACGCCGAATTCACCACGCCCGGCGGCTGA
- a CDS encoding GNAT family N-acetyltransferase, which translates to MNGAQPQDAAAPRPMPPAAAMQRIATDLPRLLQDVSIQRSHIIADQWMTTLRSGRSDQIVAAAVKESESTDQASWATAVAIAADNSDVANVLFAAEQIVDAGDAEIPAQRVHRLRRHLVTQMDRLLRRRNIAFAQWATDAVDAEARPRCRPVQMGFTPLGTLQYMALQPLRITIPEDPEITWRIGRHVVPAPIEQPVDDDFRRVVEATYTDSLDCPGFSNFRSAAQLLESYRRSDSFCDSGWHLITKSDATVGVLLMSLHASKDDKPPAAEVTYMGVLPEFRGGGLGAQILEQAVTWALDHQCDRLLLAVDTENQPAGRIYRQRGFRPILLESIWGRKIENR; encoded by the coding sequence ATGAACGGTGCCCAACCGCAGGACGCAGCGGCGCCCCGGCCGATGCCGCCGGCCGCCGCGATGCAACGGATTGCAACGGATTTACCACGTTTATTACAGGATGTGTCGATCCAACGCTCGCACATCATCGCGGATCAGTGGATGACAACGCTGCGCAGCGGACGCAGCGATCAGATCGTGGCTGCGGCGGTCAAGGAGTCCGAGTCGACCGATCAAGCCAGCTGGGCGACCGCCGTGGCCATCGCGGCTGACAATTCCGATGTCGCCAACGTGTTATTTGCCGCCGAACAGATCGTCGATGCCGGGGATGCCGAAATTCCCGCCCAAAGGGTCCACCGGCTGCGTCGACACTTGGTCACCCAGATGGACCGGCTGCTGCGGCGACGCAACATTGCTTTCGCCCAGTGGGCTACCGACGCGGTCGATGCCGAGGCCCGGCCGCGTTGTCGTCCGGTCCAGATGGGCTTCACGCCGCTGGGCACGCTGCAGTACATGGCGCTGCAACCGCTGCGGATCACGATCCCGGAAGACCCCGAAATCACGTGGCGGATCGGCCGGCACGTCGTCCCCGCCCCCATCGAGCAACCGGTCGACGATGACTTTCGGCGTGTCGTCGAAGCGACCTACACGGACAGCCTGGACTGTCCCGGCTTTTCCAACTTTCGCTCGGCCGCCCAGTTGTTGGAAAGCTATCGGCGTTCGGATTCGTTCTGCGACTCCGGCTGGCACCTGATCACCAAAAGCGATGCCACCGTCGGCGTCCTGCTGATGTCCCTGCACGCTTCGAAGGACGACAAGCCGCCGGCCGCCGAAGTCACCTACATGGGGGTGCTGCCGGAATTTCGGGGGGGCGGCTTAGGGGCCCAGATCTTGGAACAGGCGGTCACGTGGGCGCTTGACCACCAGTGTGACCGGCTGCTGCTGGCGGTGGACACCGAGAACCAGCCCGCCGGCCGGATCTACCGGCAACGCGGTTTCCGACCGATTTTGCTTGAGTCGATCTGGGGCAGAAAAATTGAAAATCGATGA